GATGAGATGCTGATGGCTTGAGTGTTGGAGGCTATGAGGTAGTGAAACATCATATTGTGGTAATGTGGGTATGTGGGAAGTGGTTAGTAGCTCAAGGGGAGTTAAATAGAGTTATAATATAGTTACACTGTGGGTTTTTGCCTGTAAGTCGCTGGTATTAATACCATATTCAAGGTGACCGGTGTGTGAAATGACGAATCCGGGTGTGTGAAGTGACGAATCCGGGTGTGTGAAATGACGAGGCTGTGCCGAAGTTATCCACAGGCAGATCGGTGTGTGAAATGACGAGTCTTGACGTGTGGTGTGTGAAATGACGATAGTAACCCATGGTGTGTGAAATGACGAATCTCGAACGTGCTCGGTGGTGTGTGAAATGACGAATTCACGCTCCCCGTTGCTGCCTGACCGTCATCCGCAAAAAGACCTGTTCGTGTGTGACATTGTGGATGCCGTCCCCAAGGGCGACATGGCCTCGATGGAACACCCGGTCTTCACACTATCGACCAAGCCGGATATGAAGCCTCGGCGGTATCAGAATGGCGAGAACTTCATCGAAGTGTCGCCGTCACGGTATGGGCTTGCCACCGTGCATGACCGTGATGTTCTGATTTACTGCATCAGCCAGTGCATGGCCGCGCTCAATGAGGGGCGAACGGTTAGCCGTACGCTGCGGTTCAAGGCGCATGACCTACTCGTGGCGACGAACCGGC
This DNA window, taken from Sulfitobacter sp. HNIBRBA3233, encodes the following:
- a CDS encoding replication initiator protein A produces the protein MTNSRSPLLPDRHPQKDLFVCDIVDAVPKGDMASMEHPVFTLSTKPDMKPRRYQNGENFIEVSPSRYGLATVHDRDVLIYCISQCMAALNEGRTVSRTLRFKAHDLLVATNR